TTCTAGACTTGCAATACAAGGATATCCTTTGAACTCCAGAAGATGAGGATAATCAACAAGCAACTGCTTCTGCTGCTCATCCGCAGGACTTTTAGTTGGGAGCCGGATGAACTGAAACTTTTCATCATGGAGATTGAACAGTAGTAACATCTCTATCTCCATCTCATTGTTATTGTCATTAACATTATTATGTTCGTCTCCTCCTTCTCTAGCCATAGTTGCCACTATCTTCCAAACTAAACATCCACTACTACTATTACAAAAGATTGCGGATTTGTCACTACTCGTTGCTGCTTTAAGTCGGATAATAGGATGACCATGGTATGATACTGGCATGCTTGTAGTGACTTCTCTCCAAAATTTAGTTCCCAATGTATATACAACAAAGTTAAGCTGCTTCGGAAAAGTACGAAGAATACTTACCAACTTGTATTCGCTTGCTAAGGAATCAAATCCAAATCCGTTACAGATGATTTGGTCAAGGGAGATACGTTCCCCACAGATGGTATTTGGACAGTAGATATGGAGACGATCACCATTAGTTGGTTGCAAAATCTGGTAAGAAGGTCTTTTCTTATCTAGAAATAAAACACAGGGGAAACCATTACAGTAACCAACCAGTTCACATTTTGAGCCATGAACAAGACCAGCCGGTaacttctgaaattttaaaacaTTGGCATGGTTGAAAATTCCAGTATCTATTCTAAAAAGCTGACTCTGAAGTTTACCCTTACCAGTATCATCAGCCCCTACCCTAACATTAAGAAGATTAAAGATAAGATTGGGTTGTTTTTGCGATTGAAGAAAGTGAGCATAAGTTAAGTGCTTGTCAATATGAATGGAGTGATACCAGAGTTTAGAGACGGCACCACAACGCAGAAGTGTCCAAGGTGGAACCTTGGTTAATATTTCCTCCATAAtgaaatcatgttcaaagtacttCTTTTTTCTATATGGTCTTTTAAGCCTTCACTATTTTTGGTGTTGCTGTGATGGTGGACTTGGTAGTTCTACTTATATCACCAcaagaaactagggtttttttgCTCATTGTCATAACTTAAGAAAGTTTATGTACTCCTACTGCTAATGATAATTGGTACTGGTATTGGTACTGGTATATATAGTATAAACTGATAAGCAATCTAGAAGATCCAAGGAAGCGCGTAAAGATCTGAAATAGAAGCTCAAAAGGGCTAGGAAACTACTAGTAAATTCTGATTCTACAAATTTCTAAGAATTGAGATGATGATTTACAAAATCGGACTAAGAAACGAAGAGCAGATTCCAAATCTAGCTCTCTGAGCAATAAAGTGAGAGAGATTACCTGGGTTGTGAAGTAAAGAAGAAATTCCAGCTTTTTTGCCCCCAATTCTATGACTTATGTGTATTCCTTTGGTTATCAAAGAACCCTATATTTAGATTAAAATTAGcgatattttgtttttggtactcaggttttgtccaactttagaatttgatctaacatttgtccagcgtTGAGTTTGGTACTTGGAGTTGACGTTGACCTGCATTGACCGTATGAAATCTAACTTAAAttattttaaattacttttgattaACTTTATCATTTAATATATTTATGATTTGACAATTTTACCCTTCTATTTTGATAAATGTTGAGATACCATATTCACTCTTTATTTCCCTTTTCGTCTACTACAGAGAAGAAGAAACTTCCTGAACTTGCAGCCGTTGGAATTGATGGTGATTCAAATCTATAGTAGTTCATGTTTACAAGAGTATGGGAGATGGTGAAGATGAATTGAAGAATTGGTAGATAAATCACAGATGTGTATATATCCGCATACCCTTTCTTGAGTTTAGCTCTCATAACTACCAGATTTGAAGATGGGTTTATATCAGAGATGAGTTTAAttgataaaaaaattaattagttCTACTGGTTGTTTATTAATTGAAGAATTGGTGCAACAGATTATTCTAGAGTTTGAAGAAGTTAGGTCTGAAAAATTGAGGGATTGTGGATTCTGCCGAGTGTTGCTGGTGGTGTTTGAAATTGACAAAATTGGAGAAGAATATGATGATGCTGTTGGATCAAATCAGAAGATGGAGGATAAAATTACCTGACAAATCAATATCAGAGAAGTAGAAATTACCTGAGGCAAGTGAAATCAACACTTCACTCGGGATAATTGGGATTTTATGGGTCATATCATCTCGGTATGTATATGATTTTAGATCTTGTTCAATTTTATTTGGTTTAAGTTCTCAAGAGAAAAGTCATGTTCGATTTTCAGTACTCAGTGACAATGTCTATTTGTCAATTGTTTATGGACGTGCAACATCTATTTAGTTGTTTCTTAGTTGCGTACGTACATACTGTTGACATATAGAAGAATGAAAATTTGAGTTATAGGATAATGGATTGgtcaaaattgattgattttatgtTTGGCAGTGTTCTAGAAAAAGAACATATGAATTATTCGTGGAGTATGCTGATAGTTTATAAGTTGATTGAGAATCCTTGAACAATAGTGAATGATGGGTTGTGATTGCATCAGTTTGATTAGTTTTTAATGTTCTTAATTCATACTTTTAAATGATTTTATTGGTTCATCAATTGTAGTACAGAGTCTTGGAGGCGAGTGTGGTTGCAGAGTTGTGAAGGGAAAGACGACGACGTAGAAAAATTATTAGGTCAAGGAAAATGTTGAATCATGACCGTAGGATTAATGGATATATACCTTAGTCATTGGATGCTTGGACCATATTAGGGATATAATTGTAAACtgatataatttattttttaaaattaattaaaatctaatcTTAAACGGTCAACATAGGTCAACGTCAATTCTAAGTACCAAACccaaagctggacaaatgttagaccaaactctaaAACTGGACAAAACCtgaataccaaaaacaaaataacccttaaAATTAACTGGGTTCCTTATAGAAGTCTCTCTAGCTAGGGAATTTTGAGAAAGTGCCCCTCTAATAGTATGCCCCTTTAATACTATGCCCCTGATATTTGAAATTTTTCCAAAGTGTCCCAaagtttagttgttttttttttgttttgaagcaAGAAATGCATTGATTAGATTTCAGTGTTCACAAATTTAGCATCTTCCTGAACTTGACATAGAATTTGCTCAGGGATGGATAATATAATTATAACCGAACACTGCTAAGACAAGAAACTCTAGCTAGTTTTGCCAATGTatctgttattttatttttttttccttaggcACAAAACTACAATGCCAGGAACTATTATTAGCAAAAATATTTCTAATGTCCAAAAGCATGTTTCTAATTCTCCAGTCTATATTGAGTTTTTCTTTGTTCATTGCGTCTACAACTAGTTGTGGATCCGGCTCAAAGTCTACCTTCTCCAGATTCATTTCTTTAGCCCATTTCATTGCTTCCCATATACCTTTGCATTCCACTTGCTCTGGACTCAAAACTGCTTCTAGGTAGATACATTTGGACCCCC
Above is a genomic segment from Papaver somniferum cultivar HN1 chromosome 10, ASM357369v1, whole genome shotgun sequence containing:
- the LOC113319187 gene encoding uncharacterized protein LOC113319187; this encodes MPVSYHGHPIIRLKAATSSDKSAIFCNSSSGCLVWKIVATMAREGGDEHNNVNDNNNEMEIEMLLLFNLHDEKFQFIRLPTKSPADEQQKQLLVDYPHLLEFKGYPCIASLEKGFGNGSDDYCHRRCRDHHDSTSCCKVHMYILKDNVKQVWVKQESLDVRMTSHGMSYIGIRTLDPAVFALAALLSLVLVSSVSLIRFYSTGLLGKNFKFTTCIPKNLIL